The stretch of DNA CGGCACCGTCCCGGCCGCGGTCGATGTGACCTTGTTGGGGCGTTTCTACGAGCGCTTCGGTGACCATGCCGTTACCGTCGGGCGCCGGGTGGTTTTCCTCGTCACCGGGGAACAGGTGACCCCGTAGGTCGTCGCCGTCGCGGGCCGCATCGCCGCGGCCGATCCGAGTGTGGACTTCGCCCTGCCCGTTGGTGTGCGCGTTCGGTCCGTTGGTGGCGTGTTTCGTCATGTCGATGGAGCTGTTCTTCACCCCCGACTGAACCTGCTATTCGGGTTGTTTGAGGGCGTCGGTGATGCGGTTGTGGATCAGGTTTCGAGGTTCTGGCCGGCGGTGTGGGCGGCGGTGTGGGCGCGGGTGTATTCGTCGTCGCTGAGCCGGATGGGGATGCGGTGGGCGGGACCGGGGGTGGGCTGCTGGGCGAGTTCGTGTCTGAGGTGCTCACGCATTTCGCCGATGGGCAGGGTTACAAGGGTGGGTGAGGATTTTCAGCGCCGGTGGAGGCGGGGTCGTCGAGTAGGGCCAGGAGGAGGTGGTCGGTGCCGATTTCCTCGTGCCCGAGCAGGGCGGTCTGGCGCAGGCTGGCTTCGAGGACCTTCTTCGTCTTCGGGGTGAATGGGATGTGCCCGGCGGCCGGGGCGGATGCCGCCGGTGCGCTGGCGCCCTGGAGCTTGCTCTCGAGTGCCGGCGCGCTGACGCCCCATGAGGTCAGCGCTGACGCTCCGGGGCCGCCGGCGTCGAGGATCCCGACCAGCAGGTGTTCGGTGCCGACGCCAGTTCTGGTGGTGGGTGCGGGCGGCGCCGGCGGCGAGGACGACCACTTGACGGGCTTGATCGGAGAATCTCTCGAACACCATGACGCGCTCCCTCCCAGGCGTCGCCGCGAGCGACGCAAGTACTGCTGAATTCTCTGCTGTTCATTCTGGGGGGTGTGTGGGTGGTTATGGGTGGGATCGATGCGACATTGGCACCCTTGGGCGTAATGGTGCTGTGACCTGGTGTGATGACATGTCCCCGGTTTGTGATGTGGGGGTGCCGGCGACGGAGTGCCGGCGTCGGCGGCGCGCGGGTGCCCGTTTCGTCCGTTTTGGAGGCGGATTTGAAAGATGTTGATTGGCAACGTGTTTCGGTAATCGATTGGAAAGTAACGATTTATGGCGTGTTGTGCACAAATACCAGATTGTAAGTTTCGAAAAGTGTTGTAGATCAATATTTTTGAGTGTTTGTTGATTCTATTCTGTTTTGGATTGCTCGGGGTAAGGTGGTATGCTTGTGGGCATGACATGGAGCGGCGCGGGAAGGCGAGTGGGTGGCGGGTCGGGCGCACCATCCCGCCTCCCCAGCCTCGTTGGGGTGTGGGGGACCGGATTGAACGGTGCGATTAAAAGCGCAGGTGAAAACCCAATCTCGGAAACTCAGAGGAGCGAAGCGACTCGATCGACGGCAACGGGAATCGACCCACTGCGAGCCGCGCAGCGGCTCCCTGGCGGGGAGCGAAGCGACTCGCCCCGTCTCCCGGCGCGGAGCGCCGGGAGCAGCGCCGCG from Rhodococcus opacus B4 encodes:
- a CDS encoding Clp protease N-terminal domain-containing protein: MRRSRRRLGGSASWCSRDSPIKPVKWSSSPPAPPAPTTRTGVGTEHLLVGILDAGGPGASALTSWGVSAPALESKLQGASAPAASAPAAGHIPFTPKTKKVLEASLRQTALLGHEEIGTDHLLLALLDDPASTGAENPHPPL